A segment of the Flavobacteriales bacterium genome:
TCGGTGCGCTGCTGTCGGCGATGGGGAAGGAGCGCCAGGTGATCGCCATCACGCATCTGCCGCAGATCGCGAGCAAGGCCGCGCATCACCTGCAAGTGACCAAGAATGCCGATGGCGATCGGGTGAGGACCTCGATTGCACCGCTGGTGCACGAAGAGCGCATCGGTGCCATCGCGCGCATGCTCAGCGGGCGCAAGGTCACGGAGCAAGCGCTGGAGAACGCGCGCGTGCTGCTGGCGCAGGCCTAAGGCAGCTGCTGCACGCGGGTGTTCGTGGGGACGCTGCCTCCGATGTTCACCAGGATGGGGTCGCGGTCGTTGGGGTCGCCGGTGTAGCGCACCACGCCATCCATGTTCACATCCTCGTTGAAGTAGCCGTTCACGGTGTTGGTGGGCACCGTGCCGCCGATTCGTACCAGGATAGGGTCGCGGTCGTTCGGATTTCCGGTGTATGCCAGTTGGCTGCTGAAATCGGTGTTCCCGGACCACATCGCCAGAACGCCGCCGAGGTCCTTTCGCGCATCGGTGCCATAGGTGGCGGTGGCAGCGGCGGTGAAATTCACCGTGGCGGGTGCAGCGCTGAGCGTCACGGACGAGGCGGTCATGATGCCCAAGTGGTTGCGATGGCGGATGGCCACATGGTAATTCCCGGGTGGCGCGTTCATCACCACGGCACCGGTGCCATTCACCTCCACCACATCGCCGTCGCGTTGCAGCAGAGCCGCACGACTGGTGATGGTGGTGGCCGGATTCGAAGTGCTGCGCAGCTCCACGATCACCCAGTCAACGATGGCATTGCCGCCTGTGATGCTCAATACAGGAGCAGTGGTCGTCTCACCACCGCCGCCGTTCGTGAAGCTATAGCCCATGCTCGTGAAGGGCTGCGCCAATGGGATGAGGCCCGCGCTGCGCAGCCCATCGTTCATCAGGCCGCTTGGGTCGTAAGGGCCTTCCAGAAGGACGCGAGGCGACACGCTCACATTCTGCGGCGTGAAGGAGAACTTGAAGATTCGCGTGCTCCAGCTGGTACTGGTGTTGAACTTGGCCGTTCCCCAGAAGCTCTGGTCGGCGGGGTCCACATCGAGCGAGTTGTAATCGCCATAGCGGTTGCTGGCGTTACGGCTTGTGCCAGCCACGATGCTCGTCTCGGCGAAGGTCATCTGCCCCAACGGATCGCTCGCATAGCGGCCGGTATAGCGGATGCTCGGGTACACCGAGGAGCTGGAAACATTGTATGCCAGGCCGATATCGCCATTGGCATTGATCGCGATGCTCGACATCCATCGGTTGGCGGCATCGGGCGAGTAGGTGCCCTGCTGATGGATGCTCCACGGATTCGCCAGCGCGGTACGGCGCAATTCGTACCAGCGCACTCCCGCGCGGTCGGTGCCGGTCACGTCGGTCACATGGCTGCAGGCGATGGCCTCGTGCGTCCCGAAATTGCGATAGATCGCCCTGTTCATGATCACCTCGCGCAAGGGGTCGAGCCGTGTGGTGGTGCCCGGCTGCGGGATGCAACTGAACGATTGATAACCGCAGAGCTCGGTATCGAAGGACTGGGTGGCGAGCAATACCGGTCCGGAGAGGACCGAGTTCGCGGGCGTGGTGAAATCGACCGTCAGCGACCACAGTTCGAGCCGATCATTGGGGATCGAGGCCCCCCAGCCGTCATCGGCCATGCGCATGAACATACCGGGGGCACCAACCGGTGGCGCGGGGCCGCCATCGTGCGTGATTGGCGTGGTGGCCTGGAAGCCAATAGTCGGCACATCGGGCACCGTGAAGCGCTGCGCGGTGGCGCTGAGGCCCTGCAGCATCCGCGTGCGATCGAGCGCATAGGTGGCGGACTGCGACTCATTGGTGGTGATCAGGTACATGGAGTTCCACACGCCGTACTTCGGATAGTCGGGGAAGCTGGGCGCCGTGAAGCTGTACGCATACCAGGTGCCTGTGGGGTCCGGCGAGGAGGAAACGGCCACGATCATGCGATTCCCGCTGCTGCTGAACTCGCTCATGAGCCAGCGGTCGGCGATCGCATCATAGAGCACGATGGGGTCGCCCAGCCCGCCGTAGCTGCTGATGCCGCCGATGGCATTCACGAAGTTGTCCAAGTAGACCTGTGCGCCGAGGGCCGTGCCGTTCTTGTCGTAGATGCGGAAGTACGCGCCGCTGCCGCCATTGATCATCTGGATCACGTGGTTCGGGCCCACATCGAGGCAGGGGTCGGCGGGGTTCAAGCTCGTGTAGCCCTGGCCATTGACGGTGATGTCGAGCGCACGGTCCTTGTCCCGATCGCCGAACTCACGTTGCCAAGCGGGATCTTCGCCTAACGGGAGCGCATTCGGATTCACCTTCTGGTGCAGGCGCGATGCCTTCAGGCCTGGTGGCCTTCCGGTGCTGATGAGCAATCCCATCTCGTCGCGCACCGGCTCATTGGGAAAGACGCGCGCGGCATCCCAATCGCGGTAGGCAACGGTCTCCCCGAAGAAGACCATGTCCTGAACCTCGGCATTGCGGTATTCCTTGAATTCCTGCGCGTGGAGGCTGCTGATGAACGAGGCCAACAGGGTGGTGAAGAGGAGGGCGGTCCTTGTCATGCTGATCGGATTGGTTTCGGCGTGCGAAAATCGTTCAATTGACCCGATACAGGCAATGCAATTCGACCGGCGGCGCTTGGTCACCCAAGCGGCTGCGTCATGATCGGCTGCCGATCGCGCTAAGGGAGCTGTTGAGCCCGGGTGCTCGTGGGCACTGATCCACCGATGTTCACCAGGATGGGGTCGCGATCATTGAGCGTGCCGGTATAGCTCACGATCCCATCCAGATTCACATCCTCCGGGTAGTAGCCGCTCACGGTGCTGGTGGGCACGCTTCCGCCGATGCGCACCAGGATCGGGTCGCGGTCGTTGGGGTTGCCCGTGTAGGCCAGCATGTTATCCGCGTTGCAGTTGCCGGCCCAAAGCACCTGCGCCGATCCCACGGCCTTGCGTGCCTCAATGCCGAAAGTGGTGGTGCCTGATGCGGTGAAATCGACCACCGTGGCCGTGCCGCTGAGCGCGCGCGTGGTGGCCGTCATGGCGCCGAGGTGGTTGCGATGCAGAACGGCCACGTGGTAGCTGCCGGCAGGGGCCGTGAACGCGACGGCGCTCGATCCGTCCATGTCCACCACATCGCCATCGCGCTGCACCAATGCGCAACGCGTTGCGATCACCGGGTATCCAGCGGTCGCATTCCGCAGCTGCACGAACACCCAATCGACGATGGCGTTGTTGCCGGTGGTGTTCAGCACGTTCGCATTGATCGCCTCGCCACCGCTGCCCACGTGCGTGAAGCCGAGCGCGGTGTAGGGTTCGGTGCCGGGGATCAGCGCAGCCGTCCGCAGGGCATCGCTCATGATCGGACCGGTGCCGTAAGGTCCTTCGAGGAAGAGCTTCGGGGCCACCAGGATCGCTTGCGTGACGCAGAAGGGGTGGGTGGTGGAGGACCCGGTGAAATTGGCATTGCTCACCAGGATGTTGTTCTGAGAATCGCGCAGCGTGAAGCTGCCCGCCCCATAGGCGCAGCAGATGCCATCGCCCCAGCTATCATATACCACCAGTTCGTGGCAGCCGTTGGGCACGCACACCGTGATTGGCGGCAGCGGGTACACGCCATTCGAGGCTTGCGTGGTGTAAGGCCCGCCGCTGGCCAAGATGTTCGATCCGTTGCGGATCACCCATGTGGTCTCGGATCCGTAGCGGTCCAGGTTCAGTTGCAGCGTGAGCGTGTTCGGGCCGTGGGTGATGTCGCTTGTGCCGGTGTTGTTCGCCAGGTTCTGGTCGGTGCCGCCGTTGGGCGCGCTCACCGTGGCTGTGAAGGTGAGGTAGCCGTTGGGCAGGCTCACCGCGCCAATGGCCAAGTTGGTGCTGGCGCCGCTCACGAGGCTGCCTGTCCATGGGATGCTGCCCGAGGCCCCGCCGCTGATGGACCATGCCAGCTGGAAGCTGGTGAGCGTGGTGAGGCCGCCATTGCGCACGGTTACGGTGGGGCTGATGCTGCCAGAGCAATTGTTGCCGCTCGCGCCATTGATCGCGGTAACCTGCGCATCGAGGGCGAGCGTGGCGGCGTTCGGGTCCCAGCCGTCGAGCGTGTTGCCGCAGCTTCCCAGGTAGGTCGAGAGCGAAGTCCAACTCGTGGAGAACTTGCCGAAGTAGTCGTTCACATTGTTGCTGCAATTCGCATCGCCGCCGTAGAGCTGGCCGATGATGCGCTTATCCTGGTTCCACAATCCGCTGCCGCTGCTGCCGGGCTCTGTGGTGCCATCCTCCCAGTTCAGGATCCGCCAGGTTGTGGCCCCGCCGTAAGTGGCGGTCGTGGCGGCATTCACGTCGAAGCTGATCTTCTTGATGTCGCCGCTGGGGTGGTGGATGCAGGTGCTGCTGGTGGGTGCCGTGCCGCTCCGGTCCCAGCCGCTGTAGTAAACGCCATAGCTCGCGGGGGGCGCGCTGCTCAGCTGCAGCAGGGCCACGTCACTGCCTGAACTGTTCACCAGGTGCGTGGCGCCGCTCACGGTCTGGTTGGTTGGCCCGTTGAGGTTCTGGCCGCAAACGGAGCTCTGCCAATTGAAGCGGAAGACCCAGGTGCTCACATTGGTGACCGGATTCGGCAGGCAGTGCCGTGCGGTGAGGAAATAGGGGGTTCCGTTCTGTGCGCAGTTGTTCAGCAGGGTGCCGGTGCAGATGCCGCTGCCGCTCACCACGATCATGGCCACGCTGCGGATCTGATCATCCCAGGGGTCGCCTTCGGGGCACACCACATTGTTGTTGCAGCTGCCGCTGTCGCCCAGGCCGCGCGCGTAGCCGAACACATCGCGGTAGCCGTGCGTGACCTGCCCGATGCGCAAGCGGCCGATGGGGCCCTTCGCCGGGACCTGGTACTCCACTACGATCCAATCGCCGCGCATCGGCTGCACGCCCAGCACGCCGCCCACGCTGTTCTCATGCGTGAAGGCACCGATGTGCTCCCCGCGGCCATTGATCACGAACACGCGCGCACCCAAGGGCAGGTGGTAATCGTGGAATTCGAAATTGATGCTCAGCGCGCCCGGGCATTCGATCTCCATGCGCCACACGCGTGTGCCATCCTCGAGCAAGCCCCAGGTGCCGCTGTTCCCAAGGTCGAAATCGACCGCGTGGTTGAAGCCGAAACGGTAGGGGATGCCCTTGTCCTGATCGTTCACGGCGTCCTGTGCGGCGAGCTCAGCAAGGTTCGGCGCAGGCAAGGTGGTGCCTTCTATCGGTGGGAGCTCGTTGCTGCGCGCGATGGTCAGCGGTGTTCCGCCATGCCCGATCTGAGCGGGCGCGTTCAGGACGGCGAGGATCACGAATGGAAGCGCCGCGATTCTGAGCCTGTTCATGGTTGAAGGAATGAAGTTGTTCTAGGGCGATCAAGGTAGCTGCTCCTGCCGCACGGCCGTGGGCACGACCCCACCGATGTTCATCAGGATCGGGTCGCGGTCGTTCGCCGCCCCGGTGTACTTCACCACTCCGCTCAGGTTCACATCCTCCACGTAGTAGCCATTCGCGATGGCGGTGGGCACATTGCCACCGATGCGCACCAGGATCGGGTCGCGGTCGTTGTCCTCGCCCACGTACTTGATCGGGTTGCTGCTGATCACGTTGCCAGCCCAGAGCTTCAGGGTGCCGTCCTCGCTCTTCCGCGCCTCGGTGCCGTAAGCGGCGGTCTCGGCCGCACGGAAATCGACCGTGATAGGCGCGGTGCCGATGGGGAGTGGGGCTGCGGTCATGGCCCCAAGGTGATTGCGGTGGCGCACGGCCACGTGGTAGTTCCCCGGCGGCACCTGCAGCAGCACGGGCGATGCCCCATCCATGCCCACCACATCGCCGTCGCGCTGCAGCAAGGCTGTGCGCGTGCCAACCACTTGGGCCGGCATGCTCGCGGATCGCAATTCCACCACGACATAGTCCACAATGGCGTTGGGGCCGCTCACGCTGAGCACGCCCGTGGCGATCTGCTCGCCACCGCCGCCGTTCACATGCGCATAACCCAGGGCTGTATATGGCTCCAGCGCCGGCAAGTATCCGCCTGCGCGCAGGTCATCCCGCATCAGGTTCGGCGTAACCGTGGCATCAAAGGGGCCTTCGAGCCAGAGCTGCGGACGCAGCGCCACGGTATTGGGCACGGCCAGGCATCCGCCGCTCACGCCGGCGAGCATGTTATTGCCGTCGGGGTTGACGATGTCCTCGATGGAGCTGATGCAGATCTCCGCGCCGGTCAAGGACACGTAGGTGATCCGGGCCAACGGCACGAAGCCGCTGTTCTTGATCAACGAGCTGTCCTGGTAGCAGATGCCGATCACCTTGTTACCGCCGAGCGTGGTGTTCATGCTGATGTCGCCTGAGAGATTCGGCGCCAGGTTGGCGGCGCTCTGGATCGTGAGTCCGCTGAGGGTGAACTCATAGCCCATCACGCGCGCATCGGGATTGCGGATCATCACATCCACGGTCTTGGCCACGGGATTGAAGTTCGCCAGCGCCAGTTCAGCCACCTCGCTGGTGGTGAATCCCCGCGGGAAGTCGAACCACGGGTGGTAGTGGAGCACATGGCCGGTGGCATCGTGCGTGGCCTGCGAGGTGTAGGCGTAAACCATCAATGCCGCGTCGGTCACGGTCACCTCGCCATCATCGTTCAGGTCATTGCAGCTCGAGGGCGTAATGTCATTCCCGAGGATCGCGGAGACGTACTCCATCGCGTCGGCCTGGTTCTGCTGGCCCTCGCCGGTGAGATCGCCGCGCTTCGTCGGTCCGTTGCACACCCCGTTGCAATCGAGGCGCGCATCGCCATACGCCTGGCCCAGGCAATCGGTCCAGATCGGGCACGTGGGCACCAGGGAGAAGCTGGGCACGTTCTGCGCGTTGCGCGTGATGCTGATGCAGGCCTGCGCGTAGTTGTTCGTGTAGTCGGTCTCGTGCCGGCCCAGCGCATCGGGCGCGTGCTGCCAATTGGTGCGCACCACAAGCGTGTAGGTGCCTTCGGGCACATCCGTGATGTCGATCCAGTTGCAGGTGGTGCCAGTGCCGTATTCATCAAAGCACTGTTTGCTGATGCCCATGTTGCTGCAGCCGAACTGGCCGGTGCCGCCCGGATAGCAGCCCACATCGATCACGCAGAAGCCGTTCTTGAAGCCCACGGGGATGAGGTTGTTCTGTTGATCGAAAAGGAGGTAATCGGCGTAGCCTTCGTAGTGTGCATGCCCGTGGCAGTTGTTGAAGCTGAACATCTGCGGCTGAGAACTGGGGCTGCCGATGTAGTAGTCGGTGCCGCCGAGGTTGTCGATGCGGGTGGCGAAGCGCAGCACGTAGCGCGTTCCGGTGGCGCGCACGCAGCCTTCCACCACGGCGCAGTTGCTGGTGGTGGTGTACGTGTTCAGGACCAGGGTGCTCTGCAAGCGGGCCTGGTTCAGCTGCAGGTCCGGCCCGTTCGGGCAATTCACGTTCGGGTAGTACATGCAGCAATCGTTGCAGGGCACCGTTGCCAGCGGGTCGTAATTGCAGGCAATGGGGAGCATGCAGCCCACGGCGGGTCCCAAGTAGATGATGCTCACGCTCACCGCATTGCCGCAGGCCGAGGTGGCGGCATTGTGGCCTACGCGCAGCCGGTGCAGGGTGCCCCCGGGCATGTTGGCGCTGATCACGGCCTGCATGCCGCAGCCGCCATCGTTGTCATCGGCGAAGGTGGCCCCCTCCACGCCGTCGCTCAGCACGATGCTTCCGCAGGCCATATCGTACACCCACAACCGTGTGTCGCAGGTGTTGGCGCCGCAGGTGGTGATCTGGTACTGCCCGCTCTGCGGTGGGGTGAAGCTGTACCACTGCTCCAGGAAATCAGTGGTCACCGTTGCGAGCGTCTGCGGATAACTGCCCGTGAGCGTGGCGAGCGTGATGGGGATGGCCGTGCTGCACGCGAAGCCCGGCGGGCAGTTGAACGTGGTCTCCTCGAAACTGCCGAATTGCCCGCCCTGTTTCACGAGCGCGCCATCGAGCCATACGAAGTACTGTCCGTAGCCGTAGGTGTTGTGCCAGATGCCGTCGTTCGCCGAATCGTTGATCCGGAACACGAGGCAGGTGCCCTGTGGCACGCACACGCTGCTGCTGGTGGTGCCGTTGGCCAGCGTTGCTCCTGTGCTCGCGTTCTTCAGCGTCCAGCTGGTCTCGCCAGGGTAGCTGTCGTGGAAGATGTCGATGCGCACCCGGCTCTGGCCGGCCGGGCAGCCGTAGTCGCATGTCCCATTATTCACATTCACGCTCGCGCTATAATTCGCAGCGGTGGCCTCATTGCAGCCGAAGACAGGTGTTAGGTTGCCCACGAACACATCGTCGATGGCAATGTCGCTCAGCTGCCCGCTGCCCGTGACGGCGCGGAAGCGGATCTTCAGATTGGTCTGCCCGGCATAGGGAGCGAGGCTCAACCAGCCTTGCTTCCAATAGATGCCCTTGTCGCCGCTCTGGCTCCAAAGGCTCGTGCTCACCGATCCATTGGCATTCACATCCACGTGCAGGCTGCCCATCTGGCTTCCCCGCATGTGGTACCAGAAGGTGAGGTAGGGGCTGCTGAGCCCGCTGATGTTGAAGCACGGCGATTCGAGGGTCGCCGTCTTGCTCGGCGTGTTGCCGGCGCCGGCGCTCTCCACGTACATGTATTTCGCATTGCCCGTGGTATTGTTCAGCGTGTGATCGGTCCAAGGGCCAGTGCCGAGGATGGTGCTGCCGTTGGTGCCGTTATTGTCCACGTTCCACTCTAGGTCGTCACCGCTCAGGTTGGTCCAATTGGTGGGCAGCGTTCCGGGCGTGCCCACGGTACCGCTGGTGAACGGCTGGTTGTGTGGGAAGCTGGTGATGCACTGTGCCGAAGAAAGGGCCGGGGCGCATGCCAGTACGATCGGGAGTAAGGGCTTCAGGTTCATGGTGCTGCGTTCTGATCGTGCAAAGTAGGGTGCTGAGGAATGACCCGCAATGGCGATCGACGGATTCGCGCGGGGATGCGCTCCTATCTTCGCCGCATACCCAGAATCCCAATGGCCATCGGACTCCTCAACGGCAAGCGCGGCATCATCAGCGGCGCACTCAATGACATGAGCATCGCGTGGAAAGTGGCCGAGCTGGCCCACGCCGAGGGCGCCCGATTCGTGCTCACCAACGCGCCCGTGGCCATGCGCATGGGAGAGATCAACAAGCTGGCCGAAGCCACTGGGAGCGCGGTGATCGGAGCCGATGCCACCAACGACGCCGATCTCGAGAAGCTCTTCGCCGGAGCCACCGCAGAACTGGGTGGCCCGGTGGATTTCGTGCTGCACAGCATCGGCATGAGCCCCAACGTGCGCAAGGGCCGCAAGTACGACGACCTGAACTACGAATGGTACAAGCAGACCCTCGATGTGAGCGCCATGAGCTTCCACCGCATGCTCCAGGCGGCGCACAAGGCCGATGCCATTGCCCAAGGAGGATCAGTGGTCGCCTTGAGCTACATCGCCGCGCAGCGCGTGTTCCCCGACTACGGTGATATGGCCGATGCCAAGGCCCTGCTGGAGAGCATCGGAAGGGGCTGGGGCTACCGCTTGGGCAAGGCGAAAGGAATCCGGGTGAACACGGTGAGCCAGAGTCCTACCATGACCACCGCCGGTACGGGCATCAAGGGCTTCGATGGGTTTTTCGGCTTCGCACAGGAGATGAGCCCATTGGGCAATGCACCTGCTGAGGATTGCGCCCGATTCTGCCTCGCGCTCTTCAGCGATTACACCCGCTTCATCACCATGCAGAACCTCTTCCACGACGGCGGCTTCAGCAGCACGGGGGTCACCCCCGATGTCATGGCCAAGTTCGTGAAGGAGGGGTAATTCAGCCGCGCGAGCCGCTTCATGCAGCGGTTTCACGTTCCGCCTTACCCGGCTTTGCCTGAGCGACCCGTCGATTCCACCTATTGCGGCATCGATTCACCGGGCTTGTAGCTGGTCTTCGCGATGGCATTCTCCGTTGGCGGCAGGCTCTTCAGGTACCGGTAGAGCGCTTTGAGGTCCACGGTATCCATGCGGCTGTACGCGCCCCATGGCATGGGCGAGCCCGGGAGTAAGCGCCCGTTCTTGAAGCGGTTCACGAAGGTGCTCTCGTCCCAATCAGCCATAACGCCTGTGGCGGCATCCGGCGTCAGGTTTGGGCTCAGGTAGGACCAGCCTTCACTGAACGCATCCGGCTCGAAGTACATGCCGCCTGCGAACGGTGTCCCGATGAAGGCGCCCGTCTTCATGTCTCGCTCGGTGTGGCAGCCCACGCAATTGGCCACGTAGTTGGCGAGGTAATGGCCGTAAGCCGCTGTGCTGTCCTGCTCGACACGCGCTGGCGGCGGTTCCTTGGGGCCTTCAGGCTTGATCAGGCCCATGGCCAGGATCGCCTTGCCCATGAAGGTGAATTCCTGCGGTACGATCGCATTCTCCACCGGCACTTGACTGCGCAAGAACGAGAGCACGGCCACCAGGTCCTCATCACTCAGCCCTTGGAACGGCATGAAGGGCATCATGCCGCGCCCGTCATGGCCCACCATGTGGCGCATCGCGCGCGCCAGTTCCGCATCGGTGCGCTGTCCGATGCCGGTGGCGTGCGGCGTGAGGTTCGGCGCGCGGAATGTTCCCGGCGGGATGCTGAGTTCCCATCCGCCGCTCAGCGGGTCGGTGGCACCGCCCTCAACGGCAATGATGCGGTCCATGGGCATGTGGCAGGTGGCGCAGTGCGCAGGCCCGTAGGCCAGGTAGCGCCCGCGCGCGATCAAGGCGGAGTCGGTGCTGGCCTTGAGATCCGGGTATGGCGTATCGGAGTAGCTCTTGTTCCAGCTCAGCTGAACGAAGACCACGAAGGCCAACACGATGACTGCGAGTACGGCAAGGGTGCGCTTGATCAGTTTCATGATGGGAAGGGTTTGGGAGCATGAAACTAGTAGGATCCAGTGAATTGGCAAGCGGGTTCGCCAGATGGCCTTACCCACAAGGCATCCGGACGTGGACCATGATCCTGCTTGAGGCGCGGATGCATCGCGCGGCGACATCCGGGAATCCGCCGCCTTCAGCTGCGCCTGCGTTTCCCTCGTAGCCCATGCCAATCGTCCATGCCGTCTATGTGATCGAGCTTTCGCAGATGGCGTTCACCGGGCATCGCCGGTTCCGCGAGGCCAAACCGCAGCATAACGGGGCGCTTGAATCCTGGTTCGTGGGATAGACCAGCAAGGACCTGAAGGTTCGATTCGCGCAGCACAAGAGCGGCGCCCGGAGCGCGAAGGGCCATAAGCTCAGCAGCGATATCGTGCGGAAGTACGGTAGGTACCTCCGGCCCAGCTTGTACCAGCACATCGGTCCATTGAGCCGCGCAGAGGCACTGGAAGTGGAGAAGGGACTGGCGCTGGAGCTGCGGAGGAAAGGGGTATGCGGTGTGGTGGGGATGAGTGAATGAAGGTCGGCCGATTCAGTTCCGGGAATTCTGCGATCAGTACTCACGCTTAACCCGCACCTTGCGCCATGCATCCGCGCATCGCGGTCATTGGAGGAGGCGCTGCGGGCTTCATGGCGGCCATCAGCGTGAAAACGCACCGCCCTGAGACCGATGTGCTTCTGCTGGAGAAGAGCGGCAAGCGGCTGGCCAAGGTGCGCATCAGCGGGGGCGGGCGCTGCAACTTGACGCACGCCTGCCCCGAGCCGCGCAAGCTGGCGCGCCATTATCCGCGCGGCGAGGCCTTCCTCCGCAAGGTGTTCACCGCGTGGGGACAGCCGGAGGCCATTCATTGGTTCGAGCAGCAAGGCGTGAAGCTGAAGACCGAAGCCGATGGCCGCATGTTCCCGACCTCCGACGATTCGCGCACCGTGATCGAAGCGTTGAGCGGTGCAGCCGATGCGCTCGGCGTATGCGTCCGTATGAATTGCGGTGTGTCGCGTCTCGAACGAATAGGTGATGCCTGGTTGCTCGATACGTCGCAGGGCCAAGTCCAGGTTGATCGCGTCGTGGTGGCCTCGGGCGGTTCGCCGAAAGCAGAAGGGCTGGAGTGGCTGCGCGCGCTGGGGCACGAGGTAGTTGCTCCTGTGCCATCGCTCTTCACCTTCAACCTGTCCGATAAGGGCATCCGCGAGCTGATGGGCGTGGTGGCGCCGAACGCCCGTCTGCGCATCGAGGGCACCGCACTGGAGAGCACCGGCCCGCTGCTCGTGACGCACTGGGGCTTCAGCGGCCCGGCTGTGCTGCGCCTCAGCGCATTCGGCGCGCGCATCTTGCACGAGCGCGACTATGCCTACACCGTGCGCGTGAATTGGGACAGCAAGCTGAAGGAGGACGCAGCACGTACGCTTTTATTGGGCGAAGCGGCCACGCACCCCAGGCGGCAGCTCGCAAACGCAGCAGGTTTCGGCTTGCCTGCCCGGCTGTGGGCCTTCCTGGTGCAGCGTTCGGGTCTCCCGCTCGACAAGCCGCTGGGCGAACTGGGGACGCGGCAACAATCGCGGCTGTTCGATGTGCTCACCAACGACCGTTACGCCGCTCAGGGTAAGACGACCTTCAAGGAGGAGTTTGTCACCGCCGGTGGCATTTCTCTCGCGCAGGTGGACCCGCTCACGCTGCGAAGCACCCTGCAACCGCACCTGCACTTTGCCGGCGAGGTGCTGGACATCGACGGC
Coding sequences within it:
- a CDS encoding c-type cytochrome, whose product is MKLIKRTLAVLAVIVLAFVVFVQLSWNKSYSDTPYPDLKASTDSALIARGRYLAYGPAHCATCHMPMDRIIAVEGGATDPLSGGWELSIPPGTFRAPNLTPHATGIGQRTDAELARAMRHMVGHDGRGMMPFMPFQGLSDEDLVAVLSFLRSQVPVENAIVPQEFTFMGKAILAMGLIKPEGPKEPPPARVEQDSTAAYGHYLANYVANCVGCHTERDMKTGAFIGTPFAGGMYFEPDAFSEGWSYLSPNLTPDAATGVMADWDESTFVNRFKNGRLLPGSPMPWGAYSRMDTVDLKALYRYLKSLPPTENAIAKTSYKPGESMPQ
- a CDS encoding trypsin-like peptidase domain-containing protein is translated as MNRLRIAALPFVILAVLNAPAQIGHGGTPLTIARSNELPPIEGTTLPAPNLAELAAQDAVNDQDKGIPYRFGFNHAVDFDLGNSGTWGLLEDGTRVWRMEIECPGALSINFEFHDYHLPLGARVFVINGRGEHIGAFTHENSVGGVLGVQPMRGDWIVVEYQVPAKGPIGRLRIGQVTHGYRDVFGYARGLGDSGSCNNNVVCPEGDPWDDQIRSVAMIVVSGSGICTGTLLNNCAQNGTPYFLTARHCLPNPVTNVSTWVFRFNWQSSVCGQNLNGPTNQTVSGATHLVNSSGSDVALLQLSSAPPASYGVYYSGWDRSGTAPTSSTCIHHPSGDIKKISFDVNAATTATYGGATTWRILNWEDGTTEPGSSGSGLWNQDKRIIGQLYGGDANCSNNVNDYFGKFSTSWTSLSTYLGSCGNTLDGWDPNAATLALDAQVTAINGASGNNCSGSISPTVTVRNGGLTTLTSFQLAWSISGGASGSIPWTGSLVSGASTNLAIGAVSLPNGYLTFTATVSAPNGGTDQNLANNTGTSDITHGPNTLTLQLNLDRYGSETTWVIRNGSNILASGGPYTTQASNGVYPLPPITVCVPNGCHELVVYDSWGDGICCAYGAGSFTLRDSQNNILVSNANFTGSSTTHPFCVTQAILVAPKLFLEGPYGTGPIMSDALRTAALIPGTEPYTALGFTHVGSGGEAINANVLNTTGNNAIVDWVFVQLRNATAGYPVIATRCALVQRDGDVVDMDGSSAVAFTAPAGSYHVAVLHRNHLGAMTATTRALSGTATVVDFTASGTTTFGIEARKAVGSAQVLWAGNCNADNMLAYTGNPNDRDPILVRIGGSVPTSTVSGYYPEDVNLDGIVSYTGTLNDRDPILVNIGGSVPTSTRAQQLP
- a CDS encoding SDR family oxidoreductase produces the protein MAIGLLNGKRGIISGALNDMSIAWKVAELAHAEGARFVLTNAPVAMRMGEINKLAEATGSAVIGADATNDADLEKLFAGATAELGGPVDFVLHSIGMSPNVRKGRKYDDLNYEWYKQTLDVSAMSFHRMLQAAHKADAIAQGGSVVALSYIAAQRVFPDYGDMADAKALLESIGRGWGYRLGKAKGIRVNTVSQSPTMTTAGTGIKGFDGFFGFAQEMSPLGNAPAEDCARFCLALFSDYTRFITMQNLFHDGGFSSTGVTPDVMAKFVKEG
- a CDS encoding NAD(P)/FAD-dependent oxidoreductase, whose product is MHPRIAVIGGGAAGFMAAISVKTHRPETDVLLLEKSGKRLAKVRISGGGRCNLTHACPEPRKLARHYPRGEAFLRKVFTAWGQPEAIHWFEQQGVKLKTEADGRMFPTSDDSRTVIEALSGAADALGVCVRMNCGVSRLERIGDAWLLDTSQGQVQVDRVVVASGGSPKAEGLEWLRALGHEVVAPVPSLFTFNLSDKGIRELMGVVAPNARLRIEGTALESTGPLLVTHWGFSGPAVLRLSAFGARILHERDYAYTVRVNWDSKLKEDAARTLLLGEAATHPRRQLANAAGFGLPARLWAFLVQRSGLPLDKPLGELGTRQQSRLFDVLTNDRYAAQGKTTFKEEFVTAGGISLAQVDPLTLRSTLQPHLHFAGEVLDIDGITGGFNFQAAWSTGWLAGRAAAQGA